Proteins from a genomic interval of Arvicola amphibius chromosome 10, mArvAmp1.2, whole genome shotgun sequence:
- the Slc51a gene encoding organic solute transporter subunit alpha yields MLGLYSVGITGAASDLQLIGIYSLSPLELGPLEIALTIILTFLTVGSIAIFLEDALYLYKNTLCPIKRRTLIWSSSAPTVVSVLCCFGLWIPRALTLVEMVITSFYAIVFYLLMLVMVEGFGGKEAVLRTLKDIPMRVHTGPCCCCCPCCPPLILTRKKLQLLMLGPFQYAFFKILLNIVGLFLIPDGIFDPSDISEKSTALWINTFLGASTLFALWSLAIIFRQAKLHLSEQNMGSKFAVFQVLVILTALQPSIFSILASTGQIACSPPFPSKTRSQVMNCHMLIVETFLMTVLARMYYRRKDGKVGYETSSAPDPDLKLKA; encoded by the exons atgcttgggCTCTATTCAGTAGGCATTACTGGAGCAGCATCTGACCTTCAACTCATTGGCATCTACTCTCTTTCTCCTCTAGAACTGGGCCCATTGGAAATTGCCCTCACCATCATCTTGACCTTTCTTACCGTGGGCTCAATTGCCATCTTCCTGGAGGATGCTCTTTATCTGTACAAGAACACCCTTTGCCCCATCAAGAGGAGGACTCTGATCTGGAGTAGCTCTGCGCCAACG GTGGTGTCTGTGCTCTGCTGCTTTGGTCTCTGGATCCCTCGCGCCCTCACACTCGTGGAAATGGTCATAACCTC GTTCTATGCCATAGTCTTTTACCTGCTGATGCTGGTCATGGTGGAAGGCTTCGGTGGGAAGGAAGCAGTTCTGAGGACACTGAAGGACATCCCGATGAGGGTGCACACGggtccctgctgctgctgctgcccctgcTGCCCGCCCCTCATACTTACCAG gaAGAAGCTTCAGCTGCTGATGTTGGGCCCTTTCCAGTATGCCTTCTTCAAGATACTGCTGAACATAGtgggcctgtttctcatccctgATGGCATCTTTGATCCGTCAGAT ATCTCTGAGAAGAGCACGGCTCTGTGGATCAACACTTTCCTCGGCGCGTCCACGCTGTTCGCTCTCTGGTCACTGGCCATCATTTTCCGGCAAGCCAAGTTGCACCTGAGTGAACAGAATATGGGATCCAAGTTTGCTGTCTTCCAG GTTCTTGTCATCCTGACGGCCCTGCAGCCCTCCATTTTCTCCATCTTGGCTAGCACCGGGCAGATTGCTTGctcacctccctttccttctaAAACCAGGTCTCAAG TGATGAACTGCCACATGCTCATCGTGGAGACCTTCCTGATGACGGTGCTGGCACGGATGTACTACCGACGGAAAGATGGCAAGGTTGGGTATGAGACTTCTTCGGCACCAGACCCGGACTTGAAACTCAAAGCCTGA